The genomic DNA TGCTATGGTTGAGGTTTAGTGCATTACCAATGTTAGACATATTGTGTAAATGGTGTTCGGGACAGGTTATAACACAGACGTCAGGTGAAGATGACGATAACAGATGTTACAGACTCATATCGTAGAGCAACTTGATAGTAAACACatgttacagacagacacatgatAGTGTTTGTGACAGGTAAGGACAAGACATAAGTCGTGTAACGGACATTACAGATATATATGGCTTCAACACAGTTTGTGATCAGTTTTAACAGGATGCACATAAGATTCAATAACCCTATTCAATCAAAACCAGGGTTTCTGGGGTGAAATGAAAGAGACAACTCGTATAAAGATATGAGAAAATATGGGAATGTGATAGACCCCATATACTGTATAGTGAAGTAGAATAGACCCTATAACCCCAGAAGCCTGGTTACAGGTTTTGATTGAATAGTTAGCGTTTGTGCTGGATACTGACCTTTAATGTCCAAGTCAACCTCTGGCAACCCAGAGCCCCCTGAGCCTACTGTACCTCCAGACTCCTGAGGGGTTTTCGGAGTAGTCAGGAGCACTTCCTCCTCTTGTTAGAGATAGAGATGAGGTATTAAAGAAACAGCATGGACAGACACGACAACAAGTGCTGTTTGCCACGGTGAGAAGTCACAAATAGCAAGGGAGTTATGTTGTTGTCGTTGTTTATGACACATTTAACTGATTAAATTAGGTAATAGTTAAATGGAATCTTGGGAATGGATTTTGAGAGTTAATCAAATTATGTTATGTTGATATATGTTTaatataaatacagttgaagccggaagtttacatacactaaggttggagtcattaaaacttgtttttcaaccactccacaaatgtcttgttaacaaactattattttggcaagtcggttaggacatctagtttgtgcatgacacaattcatttttccaacaattgtttacagacagattatttcactgtatcttaattccagtgggtcagaagtttacatacactaaattgactgtacctttaaacagcttggaaaattccagaaaattatgtcagggctttagaagcttctgataggctagttgacatcatttgagtcaattggaggtgtacctgtggatgtagtttaaggcctaccttcaaactcagtgcctctttgcttgacatcatgggaaaatcaaaataaatcagccaagacatctgattttttttttagacctccacaagtctggttcatcattgggagcaatttccaaacgcctgaaggtaccacgttcatctctacaaacaatagtacgcaagtattaacaccatgggaccacccaGCTGgcttaccgctcaggaaggagatgctttctgtctcctagagatgaacgtactttggtgcgaaaagtgcaaatcaatcccagaacaacagcaaaggaccttgtgaagatgctggaggaaacaggtacaaaagtatctatatccacagtaaaacaagtcctatatcgacataacctgaaaggccgctcagtaaggaagaagccactgctccaaaaccgccataaaaaagccagactacagtttgcaactgcacatggggacaaagatcatattttttggagaaatgtcctctggtctgatgaaagaaaaatagaactgtttggccataatgaccatcgttatgtttggaggaaaaagagggacgcttgcaagccgaagaacaccatcccaaccgtgaagcacgggggtggcagcatcatgttgtgggggtgctttgctgaaggaggggctggtgcacttcacaaaatagatggcatcatgagaagaaaaattatgtggatatattgaagcaacatctcaagccatcagtcaggaagttaaagcttggtcacaaatgggtcttccaaatggacaatgaccccaagcatacttccaaagttgtggcaaaatggcgtaaggacaacaaagtcaaggtattggagtggccatcacaaagccctgacctcaatcctatagaacatttgtgggcagaactgaaaaagcttgtgcgagcaaggaggcttacaaacctgactcagttacaccagctctgtcaggaggaatgggccaaaattcacccaacttattgtgggaagcttgtggaaggctacgccaaacatttgacccaagttaaacaattgaaaggtaatgctgccaaatactaattggtgtatgtaaacttctgacccaatgagaatatgatgaaagaaataaaagctgaaagaaatacaTTTCCACTATTATTCCGATACCTaaaacagagaatttttactaggattaaatgtcagaaattgtgaaaaactgaactgtatttggctaaggtgtatgtaaacttccgactttaactgtaggtACATTGGAACAGTGTTCTTAGCTGGAATTGGAGATTCATACTTGTCAACCACAAATCCTTTGAAAAGCATCTCTTGACCAGATTATTTGGTTACCTTCTCTTGTCCAAATACGGACATGACAACAGAGCATGCTTTCTGCTCAAAGTTTTTGGGACCTTTACCCCTGTTATCCTTACACATATGATACAATGAGTTGATGCCATAGAGATCTGTTTTCTTATTGTTTCTTTATTTGGTGGTACTGACCTTCATCAGGGTCAGGGATTAATGTGACCTCTGACACACCAGAGTCGGAGCCCCCAGGCCCTGAGGCCCCTGAGGTGCCAGAGGCCCCGGACTCCCCAGAAGCACCCGATGCCTCCTGGGGGGTAGTGTCAGGAATGAGGGGCAGCTCCTCCTCTTGTTAGAGCCAAGGGGAGGGGTTAGGAGACAGGTTAGTGCTTCTCATGGGATGCGATGGACTGTCAATCAACAATCATTCAATCAGCCAATCAATCATTCTGAAACATGGTTTGACCGTGGGTTAGGTTGACAATGATTAGGAACTTATGGTAAGTAATGCAATGACAATGGTAGGACACTGAGTGACGTTTACAATCACAATGGTAGGACAAAGAATTATGTTTACAATGACAATGATAACTGTAAGTGACAAAGCAATGACACAGGGTTTACAATTACGACAAGTAGCAAATCACAAGAAAGCATTATCAATCCACATTTAACCAGCACAAAGCAGTTAAATGAAAAGGCATATTTAGAAATGCTAGGAAATCCTATATAGTCTTAGCGTATCAATCAGCGCTTGGAACTGTACTAGGTTGACAAGGTCACTATAGGCCCAACCAACTATCTGTATACTTCTACAGTCTAGTCTGTATAAGTATAGGTACTGACCTCCAGATATAATTATTATTCCTGAGTCCCCGGAACCTCCAGAACCTCCGGAACCCCCAGTACTGGAACCCAATATGACCCCGGAACCCCCTGAGCCTAGGAGGGTGACGGAACCTCCAGAGCCCTGGGAACCAAGATCCCCGACACCCCCAGAGCCTCCAGAACCAAGGTCCCTGGAACCCCCAGAGCTTCCAGAACCAAGGTCCCCGGAACCCACAGAGCCTCCGGATCCAAGGTCCCCGGAACCCACAGAGCCTCCGGATCCAAGGTACCCGGAACCCACAGAGTCTCCGGATCCAAGGTCCCCGGAACCCACAGAGCCTCCGGATCCAAGGTCCCCGGAACCCACAGAGTCTCTGGATCCAAGGTCCCCGGAACCCACAGAGTCTCCGGATCCAAGGTCCCCGGAACCCCCAGAGTCTCCGGAACCAAGGACCCTGGAACCCCCAGAACCAAGATCCCCAGAACCTGCTGAACCAATTTCCCTGGAACCCCCTGAGCCTCCAGAAGCCAAAAGGTCCCCAGAACCGGAAGCCAAAAGGTCTCCAGAACCGGAAGCCAAAAGGTCTCCGGAACCCCCAGAACCTCCGGAAACCCCAGAGCCACCGGAACCTCCAGAACCCGTGGAACCCCCGAAGTCCCCGGAGATATGAAGAATGTCAATGGGACTCAGGCGCAGCTCCTCCTCTTGTTAGAGACAAGATTAGGTGTtagaagagacaggttagagcAGAGTGGACCATGATTCCGTTTAGGGCTAGTGAGTCATGTTTCTAATGATGATTAGGTGACATTACAAAAAGTTAATGAGATTTATGGTTGAGTACCACACATTTAACTAATGTCAGACAGTTAAATGGAACTCATGCATTTGGAAATGACGAAGGATGATTGTAAAAAGGGGTCGATTTGCATGGGTAGGCGTTAAGAGGGAAAGTTGTGTGTTATGTATCACTGTCAGTACTGGACACATACCTTCATCTCCCTGTGTGTATGGGCTCATAGTGTGAGGTGACAGAGTGGATGtgctgtgggtgtgtgtatacAGACCTCCCTGTGTGTATGGGCTCATAGTGTGAGGTGACAGAGTGGATGtgctgtgggtgtgtgtatacAGACCTCCCTGTGTGTATGGGCTCATAGTGTGAGGTGACacggtgtatgtgtgtggatgtgtgtataCAGACCTCCCTGTGCGTCGGGGCCCATGAGTACCCCAGACCCCCCTGAGCCTTGGGGGATGAGCTGGGGTCTTAGGGgcaactcctcctcctcttcctcctccagtgatGCAGGGCCCCCAGGTCCAGGGTAGTTATAATCTGGTGGGGCCAGTGTGCCAATCTCTATCTGTGGGAAAGACAGCGACAGAgggaatttgtaagtcgctctggataagagcgtctgctaaatgacgtacatgtaaatgtaaatgagtcaATGCTAATGCAGGAGGTGCGCCACCAGAGAGCgccagagacagccagagagcgccagagagagccagagaccacCAGAGACTATCAGAGACCGCCAGAGAGCGCCGGAGACCACCAGAGAGCACCAGAGACCACCACAGACCATCAAAGAGCGCCACAGACCACCAGAGAGCGCCAGAGACCACCAGACAGCGCCAGAGACCGCCAGAGACCATCAGAGAGTGCCAGAGACCACCAGAGAGCGCCAGAGACCGCCAGAGACCACCAGAGACCACCAgagaccaccagagggcagtagCCTCACTTATTTAGTAACCGGAGGCTTCAAAAGCCAACTGTCACTCATGGACCGGAAGCTCTACGTCTTTTGGTCTAGCCTTGCAGAGTGTGAAGCACTGATTTTGAGTTAAATATCAGTAATCATCTCATCAGTACCCAATTTATGTCACAGGACAATGTTATGTATGACCATGCTCAATAGGCAATAAAGCTTAACAGCGACCAAACAAGAATGACATATTTGGATACAACACAAGTAGCTAAAGAGTGCACAGGAAAAGGACCAGGCACATGAGGACTTCTAGACATCCTGACTTCTACCGTTCAGAGAGAATAGAAGATCCAGAGACAGTTATAGTATCAGTCATTCACAGGTGTAGCTTAACAGGGGCACCTCAGGGCTATGCTGTTTCACCTCTACCATTTAAATACAGATGACTGAAGAAGAAACCAGGAACGCAGACACATCATTAAGTATGCAGAAGACTCAGTCATGATAAACCTCCTAAATGATCATGACACTGGTAATGGACAAGTAGTGGAAGACTTGGTGTACTTCTTCATATCTACAGGTGAATGTTGAAAAAAATTGAGGACATGAATATTGATTTGAGGAAGACCCTCAACGGTTGCCCTCCCAGGAATTGGAAAATGTGGATACAAATGTCTGGGTACAATTTCGGACCACAAACTGAGATGAGAGAAGAATACAAGTGCAATCTGGGTAAAGGCACAACAGAAAGTGTTTTTAGTGGGGAAACTCCACCTTCCAACCAAGGAAACAAGACCATTCTTACCCTGTTTTACAGATATTTTATTACAGATGTTTTACTGTTACCACATTCTCCATGGTCTGTTGGTTTGTAAACATAACTGTAAAATGTTTGGTCAAAATTAACAGGATAGTGAGCATCAGTTCAAACATCACAGGTGTGGCACAAACCAACTTTTCGTCACTTTCCAATAGGAACGTCCTCTAAAAATGAAACATCATTTTCATTAAAGGAGACGTTCAGTATTTTACAATTTAATGTAAGATACttcctcaccctgaaagtagtctatggacCAGGGGAAACCGTAATCCATGGTTGTTTTAAAAACAAAAGACCTTTTCAGTGTGATGAACCATTCAACAACTTGTAAAATACCGAACTTCCCCTTTAACTAACAGTTGTGGGTCTTCAACTTGGGGACTGCATAACCTGCAC from Salmo salar chromosome ssa07, Ssal_v3.1, whole genome shotgun sequence includes the following:
- the LOC106609040 gene encoding collagen alpha-2(I) chain; the protein is MRMLARLILGLFVLKAVVANPRFARQLELDTYDSANYDVDLENLNLENQDVYDYEDGLTIDEPQIEIGTLAPPDYNYPGPGGPASLEEEEEEELPLRPQLIPQGSGGSGVLMGPDAQGEEELRLSPIDILHISGDFGGSTGSGGSGGSGVSGGSGGSGDLLASGSGDLLASGSGDLLASGGSGGSREIGSAGSGDLGSGGSRVLGSGDSGGSGDLGSGDSVGSGDLGSRDSVGSGDLGSGGSVGSGDLGSGDSVGSGYLGSGGSVGSGDLGSGGSVGSGDLGSGSSGGSRDLGSGGSGGVGDLGSQGSGGSVTLLGSGGSGVILGSSTGGSGGSGGSGDSGIIIISGEEELPLIPDTTPQEASGASGESGASGTSGASGPGGSDSGVSEVTLIPDPDEEEEVLLTTPKTPQESGGTVGSGGSGLPEVDLDIKGMPTCLLCTCLGGSVYCDDVKLTSVPPLPKETTHFYARYNHITKINKGDFAQMNKLKRIDLTANEIASIADDAFSGLPVLEELVLRENGVSQLPALPPVMTLIDASHNNIGATGIHKEAFKDMTGLLYLYLTDNHIDHIPVPLPDSLRSLHLQRNNIQMIHEDTFCNLKDFNYIRNALEDIRLDGNPINLSRTPQAYVCLPRVPIGAHI